A window of Thiocapsa bogorovii genomic DNA:
CGGGCCATGAGAACCGCGTGGACGTGCGAGGCGCCGGACGGTTGACACCCGGTCGACCACCTTTCAAGGGAGACCGCCGACCTGAAGTTCGGCAGCGATAAAAGACCCAGGATAAAAAAACCCCAGCGAAGGGGTTCTTATGAAACGCCGACCTTCAAGGTGCTCGCAGGAGACTTCATCTACGAAGCCCTTGGAGTGTATCCGGTCCGACCTTGATCCGCAAGGTTGTTGATCGCGCAGCGGCCGATATCGCGAGAGTACTGCGCGATGCAAAGACACGTCCGACGAACCACCCGCACATTGCCAAACACCTCCTCGCCGGTGCAGTCTCCAGGCACCGAGAGACCATCGGCCGGCGAGCGCGCCGCCGGCTCGACGCCGGGTGTCGATCGCTTTCGGCAACCTCCGGCACGCCATCCAGGGACGGAAGTCCGAGAAGGTGGTATCCATGACAGGCGAATCGATGACCGACGCGACGATGACTACTCCCTCACCGACCGAGCACGCCGCGGCCCGCACCGGAGCGCTTCTGCGCGAGGCGGAAACCTGGTTGCATCTCGCCATGCCTCGAGTCGAGATCCGATTCGACCTTCGCGGGACCTCAGCGGGGCAGGCGCGGATGCGAAGCCGGTCTTTCGCAATCATCCGCTACAACGCGACGCTATTGAGCATGCACGAGACACATTTCGTATCTGAGACCGTGGCGCATGAGGTCGCCCATGTCGTGGCCTTCGTGAAGCACGGGCCGCGTATTCGGCCACACGGACCGGAATGGCAAGCCGTCATGCGTCATTTCGGTGTCGAGCCTTCACGCTGCCATCGCTACGACGTCTCGAGGCTGCGCACGCGATCCCTGCAGCGGTTTCTCTATCGCTGCGACTGTGGAACGCACGAGATCAGCAGCATCCGCCACAATCGAATCTGTCGAGAAGGGACCGTCTATCTCTGCCGCCGCTGCAGGCAACCCCTACAGCATGAGGTCGACCTGCAAAATGAGAGATCCTAGTACCCCTTTTTCACCTTATTTTGCATGCTCGCACATCTAAGGTGGACCGGGGTACTCGGCAGCGAACGGGTTTCGAAGTTCGAAATTCGACAACCGGACGTCGACGAGGCTCTCAACCGCCGCCCGGAGACCGGTTTTCGCGAAGGCCGTCGGACGCATCGCGAGGCGGAAACTCCGTCTCGCGCATCCGCAGCCGAGGTCGGCTCGACACATCCGCGCGAAGGCGGATGCAACCGCTCCGCCCGACGAGGGCTATCGCTGATAGGCAGGCGCGCCGTAGCCCGGCCCGTAAACGGGCCCGAAAGCCGGCCCGTAAGCAGGATAGCCGGCCGGGGCGGCCATCGGTGCCGGCATCTCCATCCGCTCCCAGTATTCCCGGGCACGCTGGTCGGCGGCGCGCCGCATGTTTTCATATTCCGCCATCATGCGAGCACGATACTGAGCGGCACTTTCGCGGCGACCTTCGAACGCGGGGGCGGCGCCGGACGGCGCAGGAACGACCTCCGTACGCGCCAAGGGCTGGGGCACGACAGGCACAGGCGCGAAGTCCTGCCGGGTCAATGCGGGCGCCGGCGCCTCGGCCGACGCGGGTGCCGTTTCCGACGACGACTCGTCTCCCATCAACGATTCGGCAAACGCAGTTGCCTCCGCGTCCTTCATCGGCGGCGACTCGGCGGTCGTCTCGGCGGAAACGGCATCCGTGTCGGCCGCAACCTCCGGCTCCGCACGGGTTGCTTGAGGCGTTGCAGGCGCCGTCGCGGGTAAGGGGGCCGAGTGGCGACTAAACGCAGAGGCGGCCGGACGGTCTTCCGCGACCCGCACGGGCGCGGGGCTGGCTACGGATTCCTGCGGGGCGGCGCTCGTCTCCACGACAGCCGGCTGCGGATCGGCCGAATCGACAGCGGCGGACTCGGCGACGACAGGCTCGGCGACGACAGGCTCGACGTCGGCCGGCTCGGCCGTGCCCGTCAATTCCTTGACCTTCCCCACGACCTGGTTGAAGCCATCGGCCCCGGCGGCGGTCACATCGGCGATCACGGTTTCCGCAGAGGCCGTGAACTCCCCGAGCTTGTCGACGATCTTCTGGAAGCCGTCAGCTTCCGCGCTGCTCTCGCCGGTCAAGGCGACCTGCGTCGTATCGCCGGTGGACTCATGGTCGGCCGAGCTCAGATACAGGTAACCGAAGGCAATCACGACGGCCCAAAGGGATAACTTCGGGATCCAGCCGAGACCGGAGCGTTTGGGTGCAGTTTCCTCGGTGGCCATTTCGGATTCTCCTGGAAAAGCGATAAAGTAAGGGACGCTTATGGTATCAGAGTTTCCTGATGTACTTAAACACCTTGCGCTACCGACAGTCCGGCGAAGCCTGTTCGAGGCCCCGGATCCGACCTTCCGAGCCGACGGGCCAACCGAACGGATCGCCCTAAGGGATCATCCCGAGGTTGCGACGATCCGGAGGACCTTACGCACACGCCCGACACAGTCGGATAGATGAGACTCGATCTCGGCCATTGTGATCACACCCTCGCCCTTGCCCGCCGCCCAGTTCACGACGAACGCTAGGCTCGCGTAGCAGAGCCCGAGCTCCCGGGCGATCCCGGCCTCCGGCATGCCGGTCATCCCCACGAGATCGCAGCCGTCGCGCTCCAAACGAGCGATCTCGGCGGTGGTTTCGAGACGCGGTCCCTGGGTCGCGGCATAAACCCCCTCCTCGATCGCCGGATGACCGGATTCGGCGCAGGCGCGAATCAAGACTTGGCGCAGCTCTTCGCAGTAGGGCGAGGTCATGTCGACATGATCGAGCGCCCCCTGCTCGCCATCGTAGATGCTGTGATCTCGCCCGTACGTGTAGTCGACGAGGTCGTGCGGAACCGCGAGCGCCAGCGGGGAGAAGCGCGCACCGATCCCGCCGACCGCGGCCAGCCCGACGACACGCTCTGCCCCCAAGGCGCGCAGCGCCCAGAGATTGGCGCGGTAGTTGATCCGGTGGGGCGGCAGCCGATGCTCGGCGCCGTGACGCGGTATGAAAAGGATCTCGGCGCCATCGAGGCGCCCGATCGCGACCGGCGCCGAGGTCTCGCCGAAGGGGGTTTCGACCCGACGAGACGCCTCGAGCTCGAGGTCGGGAAAGTCCGAAAAACCAGATCCACCGATGATGGCGAGAAGGCTCATGCGCTTCATGAAGGTCCGAAATTGACTCGAAATTGGCCGCGCAGTCTAGCGGAGGGCGGCGAGGAAGCCAAAAAAAGGCGCCTTGCGGCGCCGGTCTCTTGTCGTCGAGCGGTCTTGACGACCGAGTCGACTCTCAAACGGATGTCTTGAACGCGCTCGCGTCGGATTTTCGGGATCGATCGGTGAAAATGCCGATCTCGATGAGCTTCGGAAAAAGGACCTGCTCTTCGCGATCGATGCGCTTGTCAACCATATCGAAGATCTCGTGCGTTTCAGCAAGAAAATCTTCCGTGAAGTTGAAATCGCAGTTTTTCAACCAGTGCTTATGGTAGTCGTCGAAGGTTTTGCGCAAGGGCTTTTCGCCGCTGATGAAGCCCCACGCGATCGACTTGACCTTGGGGTCTTCATGGATGAGGAGGGTCGGGTAGAGACTGCGATCCTCATCGGCGAGATGGCTGCGAACCTTCGTACCAAGGTCGCACAACAGCTCGTAAGCGGTCTTCGCATTCGGGCGAATGCGCAGCTGCTCGGGGGTGAGAAGCGATCTGAGATCCTCGATCATCTGACGCAGTTCGCCATGTGTGTGGCGGTAGTCTTCCAGGGTCGGCATGCACCATCCTCCGATTGTTATGGGTTGTGCGGTCGTCACGTCCCGCGGGGCGAAGACATCGACGCCGCCCCGGGGAGGACCGATCACGCTGAAACAACACGCAGATCAGGGTGTATACCAAAGCTCAAAAGGTGTCAAAAAGCGGGTACTTATATTCGGGTTTCAACAAATACCCATAGAGCCGTCGCGCCTACACGTCCTCATCGGCCACTGCATAGATCCCGGCTGCGTTTCGGAAGTAGTCCTTGTAGTCGAGCCCGTACCCATAGAGATACCGGTCCTCGACGTGCACACCCACGACATCGGCCTCGCACGCATGTTCGCGCTCTTTGGACA
This region includes:
- a CDS encoding SprT family zinc-dependent metalloprotease — its product is MTGESMTDATMTTPSPTEHAAARTGALLREAETWLHLAMPRVEIRFDLRGTSAGQARMRSRSFAIIRYNATLLSMHETHFVSETVAHEVAHVVAFVKHGPRIRPHGPEWQAVMRHFGVEPSRCHRYDVSRLRTRSLQRFLYRCDCGTHEISSIRHNRICREGTVYLCRRCRQPLQHEVDLQNERS
- a CDS encoding S-methyl-5'-thioinosine phosphorylase, giving the protein MSLLAIIGGSGFSDFPDLELEASRRVETPFGETSAPVAIGRLDGAEILFIPRHGAEHRLPPHRINYRANLWALRALGAERVVGLAAVGGIGARFSPLALAVPHDLVDYTYGRDHSIYDGEQGALDHVDMTSPYCEELRQVLIRACAESGHPAIEEGVYAATQGPRLETTAEIARLERDGCDLVGMTGMPEAGIARELGLCYASLAFVVNWAAGKGEGVITMAEIESHLSDCVGRVRKVLRIVATSG
- a CDS encoding hemerythrin domain-containing protein, producing MPTLEDYRHTHGELRQMIEDLRSLLTPEQLRIRPNAKTAYELLCDLGTKVRSHLADEDRSLYPTLLIHEDPKVKSIAWGFISGEKPLRKTFDDYHKHWLKNCDFNFTEDFLAETHEIFDMVDKRIDREEQVLFPKLIEIGIFTDRSRKSDASAFKTSV